A stretch of Mucilaginibacter terrae DNA encodes these proteins:
- a CDS encoding TolC family protein, with translation MFNVHKGFKFLLLPLLTAFGSGAFAQTDSLRLSFKDAEKMFLQNNLSLLAQKYNVDAAQALVQQARLWDNPVLSTDQNITDQTGRFFDHRNGQGQVFVQLSQLIQTAGKRGKQIKVAEDGTRIQQAAFDDLLRNLRYNLQLDFAQAANLIAQRQVYAIEIKSATNLVNASDKSYQAGNTSLKDLVRLKALLFNLQNEMIENERQLNDLQAELKTLLAVNPNQFILPQISTSNTATTLNPATLADQAKTSRPDYLVNQYTLDQNNSNLKLQQALAKPDITIGTSFDQNSSYTRNVVGLQISAPLPFFNRNQGNIKSAKLAAQSQDYVVQNSAMQVKNEVYSAVQQYNLSQQLLTKTEVDFYDRYDQIFAAMLKSFQQRQISLPEFIDFFDSYKETKVKILEQQYNLQKAIADLNYAVGTTVIAAQ, from the coding sequence ATGTTCAACGTACATAAGGGATTTAAATTCCTGCTCTTACCACTTCTAACCGCCTTTGGCAGCGGCGCTTTTGCCCAAACAGATAGTTTGCGCCTGAGCTTTAAAGATGCCGAAAAGATGTTCCTGCAAAACAACCTGAGCTTGCTGGCTCAAAAATATAATGTTGATGCCGCACAGGCATTAGTACAGCAAGCCCGTTTATGGGACAACCCGGTTTTATCAACCGACCAAAATATTACCGACCAAACCGGTCGCTTTTTTGACCACCGCAACGGCCAGGGACAAGTTTTTGTACAGTTAAGCCAGCTGATACAAACCGCGGGTAAACGCGGCAAACAAATAAAGGTAGCCGAAGACGGCACCAGAATACAACAAGCCGCCTTTGACGATCTGCTGCGCAACCTCCGTTATAACCTGCAATTAGATTTTGCGCAGGCTGCTAATCTCATAGCGCAGCGCCAGGTTTACGCCATTGAAATTAAATCGGCCACCAATTTGGTTAACGCATCCGATAAATCGTACCAGGCCGGCAATACATCGCTTAAAGATCTGGTGAGGTTAAAAGCCTTGTTATTCAATCTGCAAAATGAAATGATCGAAAACGAGCGTCAGCTAAACGATCTGCAGGCCGAATTAAAAACCCTGCTGGCAGTTAACCCTAACCAGTTCATTCTTCCGCAAATAAGTACGAGCAACACGGCAACTACTTTAAACCCGGCCACGCTGGCCGACCAAGCCAAAACATCGCGGCCTGATTACCTGGTAAACCAGTATACCCTCGACCAAAACAACAGCAACCTCAAATTGCAACAAGCGTTGGCTAAACCCGATATAACCATTGGTACCAGCTTTGACCAAAACAGCAGTTATACCCGAAATGTGGTTGGCTTGCAGATTAGCGCTCCGCTGCCGTTTTTTAACCGCAACCAGGGCAATATCAAATCGGCCAAGTTGGCTGCGCAAAGCCAAGATTACGTGGTGCAGAACAGTGCCATGCAGGTAAAAAATGAGGTTTACAGTGCCGTACAGCAATACAACCTGAGTCAGCAACTGCTTACCAAAACCGAGGTTGACTTTTACGACCGTTACGACCAGATTTTTGCCGCCATGCTCAAGAGCTTTCAGCAAAGACAAATAAGCCTGCCGGAATTTATAGACTTCTTCGACTCGTACAAAGAGACCAAGGTTAAAATATTAGAACAGCAATACAACTTGCAAAAAGCCATAGCCGATCTAAATTATGCAGTAGGCACAACGGTAATAGCAGCACAGTAA